In the genome of Mercurialis annua linkage group LG8, ddMerAnnu1.2, whole genome shotgun sequence, the window CATGGCTCTGTGTGCCAAATCCGAGTAGTTTTTTGACTGCAATTTCGATCCCATTTGGCATTTTCCCATGATAAACAACTCCGGCTCCTCCTCTGCCGATGATATTCCCATCTTTTACGCATTCAAGAATGTCGGTGACTGTGAAATCGATCTTTTGAAAAGCTGTCAGCTTCCAAGAATGAGAGTTGTTTTTCTTGAAGGACCTGGCCTTGATTATAGCAGCAGTTGCAAATATCAAAGAGCATATCAATAGGCCTAAAGCAAAGATTAGCTTGAAATCATTTGGTGCTTTTTCTGGCGTATTGGTAACAGAACTGAAATTACAGGGATTGTTCAGGATATTTCCGCAGAGTTGAGGATTACCCGCGAAAGACGAAGCATTGAAAACCGAGAATTGCCCTGATTCAGGCAATTTTCCTGAgaaatcattgaaagaaaagtCAGCAATAGTGAGACTTTTCATGGTAGCAATGGATTTAGGTATGGTTTCATTCAAGTGATTTCGCGAGAGGTTCAAGTAATTCAAGATTCGAATGTTGGATATTTCCGGCGGGACTAAACCCGAAAGATTGTTCTGACTCACATCAAGAAAAGTAAGATGGAAACAGTTTCCAATTTCAGGAGGAATGGGACCAGAAAGTGAGTTTCTACTAACGTCGAGTTTTAGTACTTGACTCAGTTCACCTACAGAACCTGGAATTGAACCTGAGAACTGGTTTCCACTGAGAAGAAGGATTTGAAGAGAAGAGAAATTCGAAAGCGAAAACGGTAAAAAACCTGAAAGAAGATTGTTTGACAGGTTGAGTTGGCCTAATTTAACAGGTTTTGAAGAACTATTTCTGTTTTCTGATAAAATTCCTGAAAGAACATTATTCTGCAACTCTACTAAATTCAACTCAGGCAAGTAAAGAAACCCATCAGGAATGCTTCCATTCAAGTAATTTTGCCCTAATCTCACTCTAGTAAGACTGTAACATCTCCCTAGCCCATCAGGAATCGGCCCGAAAAGAAAATTCTTCAGCAGAATCAGAATCTTTAGCTGATTAGAAAAACATAAATCTTGTGGGATAGTACCTGTAAGCTTATTAGAAGACAAATCAAGAATCTGAAGCTTACTATTTCTGCCAAGTTTCCGAGGAATCTCGCCGGTGAAATTATTCATCCATAGCCCCAATGTTTCCAAACCAGGCCAATCTGCAACAAAATCCGGTATGGAACCATGCAATTTATTCATGAAAAGATTGAAAAGCTTCAGCTTCTTAAGATTTACAAACTCGAAAGGAATTTCGCCTACGAGTTCATTAGCCGAAAGATCAAGATTCACCAAATTGGTCAAATTGGCCAACTCTCTTGGTATAGAACCTGACAGagaattgaaaaacaaatacaaagtaTCAAGCTTTTCCAAGTTTCCGAGCTCGGGCGGAATCGAACCGTCTAATTCGCAGTTCGATAAATCCATATGAACTAAACTCAACAGATTTCCGAATTCTGCAGGAATCCCACCTTGGAAAACATTGTAATGCCCCAAGTAAATCTCTTTCAAATTAGTCAGATTGCCAAGCTCCCCCGGAATTCTTCCCTGAAGATCATTTCCGGCGAGAGAAAGGTACTTCAACTCCACTAAACCGCCATAACTCGCCGGAATTTTCCCGTAGAAAAAATTCCCACCAAGATCCAAGTACTGAAGTTTCTTCAAACTCAACACCCCAACCGGAAGAAAGCCAGTGAAATTATTATTATACGCATCAAACACTTCTAAACTCTTGAGTTCCGAATAATCCCAACTCAAATCGCCATTGAACTGGTTATTCGAAAAGTTCAGAAACCGAAGACTACTCAACCCAACAAGCTCAAACTCTCCAGTGAAATTATTCCCAGCAAGTGACAAGTTCACGAGCCGGTCAAGCTTCGAAATTTGAGGAGAAACAAACCCGTAAAGATTGAAATCCGTCAAGTCTAACGAGACAACCCGGGTTCTTGAACAAGAAACGCCGGTCCAAGAACAAACTGAGCTCGGGTTTGAAGAGTTACTCCATGTGGTTAGATGATCGGAGAATTGAAAACCTTGTTTGAGTGAGAGTAAGACATGAAAATCATTAACTAAAGAAGCGAAACAAGAGGCTGGTAGAAGAGAAAAAAGAACGAGAATGAAGAATGGGACCATTTTTGAAGGTTCTTTTTAGGGAATTTGAGGGATTGAAGGGTTTGATTTAAGAAGAAGGGTGGTGATATATTTTGTAGAAAAGAATGGAAAAGTGAGTGAAGAAAGGAATCTGAGGAATTTTAAGTGTGCATGGGTTTAAAGAATCTAACATTTTTCAAGAgaggatgaagaagatgaagaaggcTTGAAATACAAGGAAGAAGCTAAGCCTCTCCTTTTCTTGGTTTCTCTTTTGTGTTcatcttttgcttttctttttctctttaagAACAAAAAGAGAAGTGGAGAAGAGAgtaattgataatttttcttGGAATGAAAGTTGTAAATGTTATGAGTTAAagatgaaaaagatgaaacctaaGGGGCAGGTGAGTTGGTAAACCGTTCTTCTGACTTAAGTGAGGTCGCATGTTCGAACTGGAATCTACCTCCCGCAAGAGACTTACAAGACTCCTCAAATGtagattagtctgaatgtgaaaTATTTAAAGGTGTTATCTCATAATTGAAATTCGTTCAGAAAAGTTCatgaatatgtaaaaaaaaagatgaaaaagatGGGCTTATTGTAAGAATAATTATTCAGATAGTGCATTATGtgtaatattttttccaatTGATAATGCCAATGAGAATGATACAATTGATTgatcaaaagaaaaattcatCATTACTATAGTATAGTTTAGTATTTTTTTCGGATGTTGAAGTGTATACTTTTTACACTTCCATTATAATAGTTTCATTTTTTAcgttttgataattaaatgtTCATTTTATTCAAAATAGAAGGCTATTGTCGTAATTACAGCTCATAAATATTGAtgtatcaataaaaaaattaggtgctatattattttttatcggCCATTAAGTAATAATGCATCTAAATTCTCTAAGTAACTCCTTGTTATTGTTgagaaaataaaagtttgattgtcaaatataaaaaataaaacgttaGAAATCAAAGTGTAATAAAATCTATAATCCAAtaaccgaaaaataaaattaatcctATATATTTTATGCATTTCTTGAATGCacatcaatttatttattattaatgaaaaattctaataattattGTCAAAGCAAATTATACTCTAAAATATTATCCTACTTGTAATTAAGgaagagaaaaaataataaagccGTTGGATAACAGAAATTTAAAGTTAGGATTAAGGGGGAGAAAAAGCTAAAGTTACGGTGGtgatattgctttatatttttttgatatgaCAAGAATGCCCTTTAACTTTAATCAAAGAGATGATGATATGGATGCTTTTcttatttgctttttttttttttttaggtcTTTATTGAAATTGAATGAGAGGGATGTTGGAATTGCACTTTCAAATTCAATGATTTAAAATGGCTGCATTGTCCTGTTGCTTTTCGCTGTGACAACTATGTATGTCTAGCATTTAACAAAGGTTTATTTTGAGCcttcaatttaaaacaaatttcgTGACtttgaaaaacaattttaatttgttaattttgggTCGATTACACTATTTAACCATCAAGAATGACGTTGGCATAGCATCGAATTTGGGTCTGATTGATCCAATATTGATAATTGTTAGGTCGTGGGTtgaaatggtataagcgtttgACAGGAAATTGTTAGGTCGTGGGTtaaatcctcccacaagcgctttcTCCTcttcaattatcaaaaagaaaaaaattaattataaaaaatagttttatttattgaaaagggttaaaatagaaaaaagatcaAGTAAGAAATATATTGAAAGAATTGAAAAAGGCAAGAGGTGATTGTTTTGTGAACACAAGAGATGATTGTTGTTGATCATAAAAATGAAGTGCAACTCAAGAAAAGTAGTAATAGAAGCAGCATGAGGTACATTTTGGCAGTAGATaataaagtaaaagaaaattaaGGATAACTTTACAACTATTTGCATAACTTTGAGATATATATCTCAGTCAGAATTCTTATTGTACATAGATATTCCATTATTGCCAATAGTACCAATAGTTAGGGTtgcaaaaatcgaaccaaattggaaaagcgAACCGAACATAAATTGCAATTACGGCTAGGTCATTTAGTGAATACGATTACATGCATATTCGGTTTGTATTTGTATAAAAACTTAATGTTCGGTTTTTAGTTTCTATTTGCTATAAACATGTAAAGATTTCTGTTTTTTTATCTGATCATGAGGCGTCCTGAACGGGCTCCAACTATAAAATGACACctttaaacctttcacattcagactaatcctcCACCAGAACCGGataggtcccttgcgggaggcaaagctctgcccccaaattttaaacggctgcatacatgagtacggttcgaacctgcgacctcacttaagctagaagagcgtcttaccaactcatctaTGTCTTGGGGTTATTTCTGTTTTTTcaccaaatcaaattttttgGTTTGCTTTAAAACCGATTGTAAACCGAACTAAATAAATTGATGCATAGCCCTATAATACCATGTGATATCTATTTTTAAGTTTACATTCGCTTCAAACTGAACtgtaatttttagttttcaaattgaACCTGGtgagtttataaatttttcttttaaactgAATCGAATTCAACCACTTAGTTCAGCTAGTTTTTGATTCGATTTGTTTTTTGGGTAATGTTTGTAGGAA includes:
- the LOC126661730 gene encoding leucine-rich repeat receptor-like serine/threonine-protein kinase BAM3, which produces MVPFFILVLFSLLPASCFASLVNDFHVLLSLKQGFQFSDHLTTWSNSSNPSSVCSWTGVSCSRTRVVSLDLTDFNLYGFVSPQISKLDRLVNLSLAGNNFTGEFELVGLSSLRFLNFSNNQFNGDLSWDYSELKSLEVFDAYNNNFTGFLPVGVLSLKKLQYLDLGGNFFYGKIPASYGGLVELKYLSLAGNDLQGRIPGELGNLTNLKEIYLGHYNVFQGGIPAEFGNLLSLVHMDLSNCELDGSIPPELGNLEKLDTLYLFFNSLSGSIPRELANLTNLVNLDLSANELVGEIPFEFVNLKKLKLFNLFMNKLHGSIPDFVADWPGLETLGLWMNNFTGEIPRKLGRNSKLQILDLSSNKLTGTIPQDLCFSNQLKILILLKNFLFGPIPDGLGRCYSLTRVRLGQNYLNGSIPDGFLYLPELNLVELQNNVLSGILSENRNSSSKPVKLGQLNLSNNLLSGFLPFSLSNFSSLQILLLSGNQFSGSIPGSVGELSQVLKLDVSRNSLSGPIPPEIGNCFHLTFLDVSQNNLSGLVPPEISNIRILNYLNLSRNHLNETIPKSIATMKSLTIADFSFNDFSGKLPESGQFSVFNASSFAGNPQLCGNILNNPCNFSSVTNTPEKAPNDFKLIFALGLLICSLIFATAAIIKARSFKKNNSHSWKLTAFQKIDFTVTDILECVKDGNIIGRGGAGVVYHGKMPNGIEIAVKKLLGFGTQSHDHGFRAEIQTLGNIRHRNIVRLLAFCSNKETNLLVYEYMRNGSLGEALHGKKGSFLTWNLRYKIAIEAAKGLCYLHHDCSPLIVHRDVKSNNILLNSSFEAHVADFGLAKFLIEGGASECMSAIAGSYGYIAPEYAYTLRVDEKSDVYSFGVVLLELLTGRRPVGDYGEGVDIVQWSRIVTNNRKEDVLNIIDSRLTMVPKDEAMHLFFIALLCSQENSIERPTMREVVQMLSEFRRNFPDCRSSSSSIDSQQLKNIEKDKKYVKFKSDLKEVA